One window from the genome of Cervus elaphus chromosome 8, mCerEla1.1, whole genome shotgun sequence encodes:
- the TNP1 gene encoding spermatid nuclear transition protein 1, with translation MSTSRKLKSQGMRRGKNRTPHKGVKRGGSKRKYRKSSLKSRKRCDDANRNFRSHV, from the exons ATGTCGACCAGCCGCAAATTAAAGAGTCAGGGCATGAGGAGGGGCAAGAACAGAACTCCTCACAAGGGAGTCAAGAGAGGTGGCAGCAAAAGAAAATACCGGAAGAGCAGCCTGAAGAGTAGAAAACGGTGTGATGATG CCAATCGCAATTTCCGCTCCCACGTGTGA